CGATCGTGCGAAATCACCACCGCACAACCGGGGAAGTTCACCAGGGCGTTCTCCAGCGAGCTCAGGGTCTCGACGTCCAGGTCGTTGGTCGGCTCGTCGAGCAGGATCAGGTTGCCACCCTGCTTGAGCGTCAGCGCCAGGTTCAGCCTGTTGCGTTCGCCGCCGGACAGCACCCCGGCAGGCTTCTGCTGGTCGGGGCCCTTGAACCCGAACGCCGAGACGTAGGCCCGCGACGGCACCTCGGTCTGACCGACCTGGATGTGGTCCAGCCCGTCGGAGACGACTTCCCACACGGTCTTCTTCGGATCAATGCCCGCACGGGCCTGGTCCACGTAGCTCAACTTGACCGTCTCGCCGACCTTGACGGTGCCGCTGTCCGGCTGCTCGAGGCCGACGATGGTCTTGAACAGCGTGGTCTTGCCGACCCCGTTGGGGCCGATGACGCCGACGATGCCGTTACGCGGCAGGGTGAAGGACAGGTCCTTGATCAGGGTGCGTCCGTCGTACCCCTTGTCGAGGTGTTCGACCTCGACCACCACGGAGCCCAGCCGCGGCCCGACCGGGATCTGGATCTCCTCGAAGTCGAGTTTGCGCGTCTTCTCGGCCTCGGCGGCCATCTCCTCGTAGCGTTGCAGACGCGCCTTGCTCTTGGCTTGACGTGCCTTGGCCCCGGACCGCACCCAGGCCAGCTCGTCTTGCAACCGCTTCTGCAGCTTGGCGTCCTTGCGGCCCTGCACCGCCAGCCGCTCGGCCTTCTTCTCCAGGTAGGTCGAGTAGTTGCCCTCGTAGGGGTACGCGCGGCCGCGATCGAGTTCCAGGATCCATTCGGCGACGTTGTCCAAGAAATAGCGATCGTGGGTGACCGCCAGAATCGCGCCGGGATAGCCGGCAAGGTGCTGTTCGAGCCACTGCACGCTTTCGGCGTCCAGATGGTTGGTCGGCTCGTCGAGCAGCAGCAGGTCCGGTTTCGAGAGCAGCAGCTTGCACAGCGCCACCCGGCGCCGCTCACCACCGGACAGGTTGGTCACCGGATCGTCGGGGGGCGGACAGCGCAGCGCGTCCATCGCCTGCTCCAGCTGTGAGTCCAGGTCCCACGCGTCGGCGTGGTCCAGTTCCTCCTGCAGGCGGCCCATCTCCTCCATCAACTCGTCGGAGTAGTCGGTGGCCATCAATTCGGCGACCTCGTTGAAGCGATCGAGCTTGACCTTGATGTCGCCCAGACCCTCTTCCACGTTGCCGCGAACGGTCTTCTCCTCGTTCAGCGGCGGCTCCTGGAGCAAAATGCCGACGGTGGCCCCGGTGGCCAGGAAAGCCTCGCCGTTGTTCGGCTTGTCCAGACCGGCCATGATCCGCAAGACGCTCGACTTACCGGCCCCATTCGGACCGACGACACCGATCTTGGCTCCCGGGTAGAAGCTCAACGTGACGTCGTCGAGGATCACCTTGTCGCCGTGCGCCTTGCGGACCTTCTTCATCGTGTAGATGAACTCAGCCATGCCGCGGTATTGCCTTTCTGATCTTTGGCGAAATATCCCGCCGACCATCCTAGGCACCGCCGAGCATCGCTAGGCCGACAGTGGCAGGGCAGCCGAGTCGTCGGACTCGGCGCTGTCAGAAGCGTCGGTGTCCGCGGCGGCGTCGGCCTCGGCCGGCGTGGGTGCCGTGGCCTCCTCGGTGGTCGGGCCGGTGTAGCCCGGCTTCTCGATGCGCACGATCGTCCGCGACACATCTGGTCCCACCGATGTCGCACGCATCTCCAGCGACGAGCGGCGATTGCCGTCGCGGTCCTCGTACTCGCTGGTGTAGACGTGGCCCACGACGATCACCGGCGCGCCCTTGCCCAACGCCGCGCCCACTCCGGTAACCAGCTTGCCCCAGCAGTTGACATTGATGAACAGCGAGTTTCCGGGCTCCCACCCGCCATCCGCGGTCCGGCGGCGAGAATTGCTGGCCACCCGGAATTTGATGACCTCCTGGGTGCCGACCTGTCGGCGCTCGAGGTTGTTGACGATGTGGCCGACGACGGTAAGCGGTGTTTCGAACATTGACCTAATTTCCTTTCATTCGCGGGGTAGCGCTCGTGTCGGGTGCTCATTCAGCCCGGCTGCACCGACAGGCCGCGGGGACCCCGGAGTACTGGCCGGCGAGCCTGTGGACAAAGCCGCGACTGTGGATGGGCGGTCGGGCCGCGAGCGTAGGGGCCGTTCGCCTGCCGTCCAAGCGATTCCACCGCCCAGTCGCTGATCCCCCAGCAGGTCGGTGTGCCAGCTCAGACCCACCGATCGGTAGTAGGCGGCGCACGGTTCGGGTGCTCATCAGTTCGACGCCGAAGAACGCGTGCAGCGGCAATGACGCGAAC
This is a stretch of genomic DNA from Mycobacterium lacus. It encodes these proteins:
- a CDS encoding single-stranded DNA-binding protein → MFETPLTVVGHIVNNLERRQVGTQEVIKFRVASNSRRRTADGGWEPGNSLFINVNCWGKLVTGVGAALGKGAPVIVVGHVYTSEYEDRDGNRRSSLEMRATSVGPDVSRTIVRIEKPGYTGPTTEEATAPTPAEADAAADTDASDSAESDDSAALPLSA
- the ettA gene encoding energy-dependent translational throttle protein EttA; its protein translation is MAEFIYTMKKVRKAHGDKVILDDVTLSFYPGAKIGVVGPNGAGKSSVLRIMAGLDKPNNGEAFLATGATVGILLQEPPLNEEKTVRGNVEEGLGDIKVKLDRFNEVAELMATDYSDELMEEMGRLQEELDHADAWDLDSQLEQAMDALRCPPPDDPVTNLSGGERRRVALCKLLLSKPDLLLLDEPTNHLDAESVQWLEQHLAGYPGAILAVTHDRYFLDNVAEWILELDRGRAYPYEGNYSTYLEKKAERLAVQGRKDAKLQKRLQDELAWVRSGAKARQAKSKARLQRYEEMAAEAEKTRKLDFEEIQIPVGPRLGSVVVEVEHLDKGYDGRTLIKDLSFTLPRNGIVGVIGPNGVGKTTLFKTIVGLEQPDSGTVKVGETVKLSYVDQARAGIDPKKTVWEVVSDGLDHIQVGQTEVPSRAYVSAFGFKGPDQQKPAGVLSGGERNRLNLALTLKQGGNLILLDEPTNDLDVETLSSLENALVNFPGCAVVISHDRWFLDRTCTHILAWEGDEDNEAKWFWFEGNFGGYEENKVERLGVEAARPHRVTHRKLTRD